From the genome of Methanothrix soehngenii GP6:
TCAGGTCCATCTCACCCAGGACTATCCACATGGTCCTGACGGCCCGCTTCAAAAGGGATGTATAGGCAACATCAATCGTTATGCCCGCTCCCTTCATGATCCGCCCGGCATCGCGGGCCTCCTCGATTCCCTGGAAAGAGAGATCGATGTCTGTCCAGCCGGTGAACCTTCTCTCCCGGTTCCAGAGGCTCTGGCCGTGCCTGAGCAATACCAGCCTTGACAACGCAATAACCTAGCCTTGCTGCTTTATCCAGAGGCTTTTAATGGATATTTCTGGCGGTCTTGGAGAAGGGCCGAGCGGGGAATGGTGCATGAGATTGCAGCAGCAGATCTCTAGACCCCTATCTTTTTATCCCATCTCCCCATCAACTCCGTGCTATGACGAAAGAAGTCCATGCCGCACATATCCTGTGCAAAACGGAGAAGAAGGCATTAGAGGTCAAAGAGTTGCTGGCATCCGGCCAGGAGAGCTTTGCTCAGATGGCCCGCAAATATTCCCAGTGCCCTTCCGGCAAGAGTGGCGGAGACTTGGGCTGGTTTGGCAAGGGCAGGATGGTCCCGGAGTTTGAAAAGGCCGCCTTCGAAGGGGAGAAAGGAAAGATCATCGGGCCGGTCAAATCTCAGTTTGGCTATCACCTCATCCGGGTCCTGGACAAGAAATAATGATGGCTCCTCGCTATTTAGAATGGGTGAACTTGAATCGCAAAAACTCTGTATCTTTTGTGCCTTCTGTGGTGAAACGCTATGCTCTGACCCAAACATAGAGACACAGAGGAACAAAAGGCCATATTCTCTGACTTAACTCACCCACATAATTCAGCGAAGAGCCATAATGATTGATCTCGCCGGAACTGCAGGGCTAAAGCAGCCGGTGCCGGCAAGAATGGATTGGTCCGGGAGAACATATCCATTCAGTGCATCTTTTTTTGGATGGCCACTGCAAGCATATCCTATTTTGAAGATGCCAATTGGCAGAAATATTTATGAACAGAGAGGCCAAAAAAGATTTGGGATGTCAATTGCCTCAGCCATCAGTGCCTGGCCTCTATGAAGCGCTGCTAAGCAAAGAGCAGTATGATATCAGCGCGCCGATAGAGATAGCTCCCAATTATCCCGGAGACAGTCCCTTCTCCAGGCAGTGGATGGCGGGACTTGGGAAGGGATCCAACTATAGCCTCTCTGTTCTCTCTTTGGGCTCCCATACGGGAACTCATATTGACTTCCCCTCTCATATACTGAGGGACGGCTTCCCTCTGGACAGCTATCCACCGGAAAGGTTCATCACTCCTGCCTGGGTGATCGCCGTCCGGGAAATCGATGCCGTCCCCGCCCAGGCGCTGCAGGATGTCAATATCCAGAGAGGTGAGGCCATCCTTTTTAAGACCAGCAATTCCTTCCAGGGGTTGATGCATAACCCCACATTCCAGGATGAATACGTCTCCCTCTCTCCCCCTGCAGCAGAGTTATGCGTCAGTCTGGGAGCCAGCCTGGTGGGAATCGACTATATCTCAGTGGATCGATATGAGGATGAATCCCTCCCCGTTCACAATATCCTGCTGAAAAACGACGTTCTAATCCTGGAGGGGATCGATCTTATTGCCGTTTCCCCTGGCAGATACTGGCTGATCTGCCTTCCCCTGAAGATAAAAGATGCTGAGGCCGCTCCCGTCCGGGCGGTCCTGGTGGGGCGATCTCATGAATCCTGAGAGGATGTTTCAGTCCACCCTGGAGATACTGGAGGATGGGATATGCATCTGCGATCCATCCGGGGAGATACTCTATTCGAACCCTGCTGCAGAGAGGATGGCAAGATCTCTGGAAGAGCTGAATTGTGGCAAGGGCGGGGTCTTGAAGGACCTGTGCTCAGGCATCCTAAAGACCGCGAAG
Proteins encoded in this window:
- a CDS encoding peptidylprolyl isomerase, which encodes MTKEVHAAHILCKTEKKALEVKELLASGQESFAQMARKYSQCPSGKSGGDLGWFGKGRMVPEFEKAAFEGEKGKIIGPVKSQFGYHLIRVLDKK
- a CDS encoding cyclase family protein gives rise to the protein MGCQLPQPSVPGLYEALLSKEQYDISAPIEIAPNYPGDSPFSRQWMAGLGKGSNYSLSVLSLGSHTGTHIDFPSHILRDGFPLDSYPPERFITPAWVIAVREIDAVPAQALQDVNIQRGEAILFKTSNSFQGLMHNPTFQDEYVSLSPPAAELCVSLGASLVGIDYISVDRYEDESLPVHNILLKNDVLILEGIDLIAVSPGRYWLICLPLKIKDAEAAPVRAVLVGRSHES